A stretch of Spirosoma oryzicola DNA encodes these proteins:
- a CDS encoding phytase, with protein MTSSTSPATSLLAGLLFLLSCQQYKAQSTPASKQADVIQPVYITDTVRHDTDDPAIWINPADPSKSLIIGTDKDQDGGLYVFDLKGKIVKEIHDLKRPNNVDVAYGLSLNGKPTDIAVTTERFTHKLRIFSLPDLKPIDNGGLAMFTGDTGDGFRDLMGIALYKDPKGVLYAMVGRKSGPTDGSYIGQYRLDDDGTGQVKATLVRKFGAYSGKKEIESIAVDNELGYVYYSDEGVGVRKYYADPQKGNQELALFAKTGFSEDHEGISIYKTGPKTGFILVSDQGSNQFHIFRREGEPGNPNEYKLLKVVKVAAQISDGSDVTNVALGKQFPHGLFVAMSEGKTFHFYRWEDIAGKDLK; from the coding sequence ATGACTAGCTCAACTTCTCCGGCTACAAGTCTTCTCGCTGGTTTACTTTTTCTACTGTCCTGCCAACAATACAAAGCTCAGAGTACTCCTGCGTCAAAGCAGGCAGACGTTATCCAGCCGGTTTACATTACGGACACCGTTCGGCACGACACCGACGATCCGGCGATCTGGATCAACCCAGCCGACCCGTCGAAAAGCCTGATTATCGGCACGGATAAAGATCAGGATGGTGGGCTTTACGTCTTCGACCTGAAGGGCAAGATTGTAAAGGAAATTCATGACCTGAAGCGTCCGAATAACGTTGATGTCGCCTACGGTCTGTCGCTCAACGGCAAGCCAACCGACATTGCTGTAACGACCGAGCGCTTTACGCATAAGCTGCGCATTTTTTCGTTGCCCGATCTTAAGCCCATTGACAACGGCGGGCTTGCCATGTTTACCGGCGATACAGGCGATGGATTTCGCGATCTGATGGGTATTGCCCTTTACAAAGATCCGAAAGGGGTATTGTACGCAATGGTCGGTCGTAAGTCTGGCCCCACCGATGGTTCGTACATTGGTCAATACCGGCTTGATGACGATGGCACAGGGCAGGTGAAGGCTACGCTGGTCCGTAAGTTTGGCGCATACAGCGGCAAGAAAGAAATTGAGTCGATTGCAGTGGATAACGAGCTAGGCTACGTCTATTATTCCGACGAGGGCGTTGGTGTTCGTAAATACTACGCCGATCCGCAGAAAGGTAATCAGGAGCTCGCACTGTTTGCAAAAACCGGTTTTTCCGAAGATCACGAAGGCATTTCGATTTACAAAACCGGCCCCAAAACGGGCTTCATCCTCGTATCCGACCAGGGTTCTAACCAGTTTCACATATTTCGTCGGGAAGGCGAGCCGGGCAATCCCAACGAGTATAAACTGCTGAAAGTCGTGAAGGTAGCCGCTCAGATCAGTGACGGCTCCGACGTAACCAACGTGGCCCTTGGAAAGCAATTTCCGCACGGCTTGTTTGTAGCCATGTCGGAAGGAAAAACATTTCACTTCTACCGCTGGGAAGACATCGCCGGAAAAGACCTTAAATGA
- a CDS encoding right-handed parallel beta-helix repeat-containing protein: MKQVLILAALSASLLVGCSKNDDNSNPNVTPTTTPVVKDAVSGDVSGTWTKGSTYKITGHIQVPTSQSLVIEEGVTVVFSDSTVKPEVIVKGNLYVMGSSTNPVKFTVPDAWKTTANQWGNLWGGIIAAPTCSELLLDNAVIEYGGAVTTESSPSVKAGLYKASAGNHVPAVNYSNINGKLIIVNSRLNNQNEDGFYIEGGKVIIANNKIYTQGVSGGDAVNIKSGVQADVAYNLVYSPNTNALKLSNTGDRTPQTYVVAYNNTIVNAGWRRPTIKGGSIWVEVGVRAELYNNLLANDRFGIKRDPKNPEDNRTKVSNNLYYAYTQDGVTGFQPSTEILTGTNDMISKTVADNDPKFVNYPLSTDSKNATFNTAWDFRVQNGSPAVGKGITSFTRLYADGITLSNGKVYKSPAPSTTVGAFGTN, translated from the coding sequence ATGAAACAAGTACTTATTCTCGCTGCCTTGTCGGCATCCCTCCTAGTCGGCTGCTCAAAGAACGACGATAATAGCAATCCGAACGTAACGCCAACCACAACACCAGTCGTGAAAGACGCCGTTTCCGGTGATGTATCGGGAACCTGGACTAAAGGAAGCACGTACAAAATTACGGGTCACATTCAGGTGCCGACCAGCCAGTCGCTGGTGATCGAAGAAGGCGTAACGGTCGTTTTCAGCGACTCGACCGTAAAGCCGGAAGTGATCGTGAAGGGTAATTTGTACGTGATGGGTAGCTCGACGAACCCGGTGAAATTTACGGTCCCCGACGCCTGGAAAACCACCGCGAACCAGTGGGGCAACCTGTGGGGCGGCATCATTGCGGCTCCAACCTGTTCGGAGTTACTTCTCGACAACGCGGTGATCGAATACGGCGGGGCTGTTACTACAGAAAGCTCGCCATCCGTAAAAGCCGGACTGTACAAAGCGTCGGCGGGGAACCACGTGCCTGCCGTTAACTACTCGAACATAAACGGTAAACTTATTATCGTGAATAGCCGCCTGAACAATCAGAATGAAGACGGTTTTTACATCGAAGGCGGAAAGGTGATCATTGCCAACAACAAGATCTACACGCAGGGCGTATCGGGTGGCGACGCAGTCAACATCAAATCGGGCGTTCAGGCCGACGTGGCGTATAATCTGGTGTACAGTCCTAATACCAACGCGCTGAAACTGTCTAACACGGGCGACCGTACCCCTCAGACGTACGTTGTTGCCTACAACAACACGATTGTCAACGCGGGCTGGCGTCGGCCAACCATCAAAGGCGGTTCGATCTGGGTAGAAGTGGGCGTCCGAGCCGAGTTGTACAACAACCTGCTGGCGAATGACCGCTTCGGCATCAAACGCGATCCGAAAAACCCTGAAGACAACCGGACCAAAGTAAGCAACAATCTGTACTACGCCTACACGCAGGACGGCGTAACAGGCTTCCAGCCATCGACGGAAATCCTGACGGGAACGAATGATATGATCAGCAAAACGGTTGCCGATAACGATCCGAAGTTTGTTAACTATCCGCTTAGCACCGACTCGAAGAACGCTACGTTTAATACGGCCTGGGATTTTCGCGTGCAAAATGGTTCGCCCGCCGTTGGCAAAGGCATAACCAGCTTCACGCGTTTATACGCCGACGGCATTACCCTCTCGAACGGTAAAGTCTACAAATCGCCCGCTCCATCGACAACCGTTGGTGCGTTTGGAACAAATTAA